A genomic segment from Armatimonadia bacterium encodes:
- a CDS encoding beta-galactosidase translates to MRSKAAAPRLAVLLFPLVFLLTSTCGFAQERPVNLLRNGGYEHSGGWSLGAAAKVVPSDRGDKALLITDAGAANQDVLLGPATRTVSCAVDLRTEDVKPDGTGYAYAAAYQLSETGELVAYKDFAQAVGTRPWQRHTVTVPVAPGATILSLRCGLFNASGKVWLDNWTVVEGERALRPEEVVDPESAPRVDNTVAILREPQMPVRGAGSSPERLARLFEGAGFKVRFLTAEQMADPRQLSTSLNSLVILPYGQSFPAIARNSFTAFLRQGGSFISLGGYALNYLLMERDGRWLEEKEVLAQLREAALTHSVLPDGGFEATQNAPIAGTVLDGKWHRDGTICTVTSEEPREGRSCARVEVAADSPREDRWYLDLKPRPGARYVVSGWVRTRDVVPIGNGFAYLALYEYGAKDELGPWKDFAQVTGTHEWQQFQYEYTPSAQTVRLHIKAGLYRATGTAWFDDIRLAEVTGSVARPMNTATGSPGDGLGVSPTQIGVFDASYPLRRVASARPAAGQFILRTEGSLASPLSGWVASGVQGSDNARWIPLVSTYDRFGRERGPLGSLMINYGGYFAGSMWGYFGVENEDLFDGRYPWLDASLVDLTRFVCRGAFLRSFTTDQAAYRDGEPVNLSVVAVSQGVQSRRGQVVVEALPAGKEDQAQAVGTVPFELSPGETRTCQVTWNPGTFAADLYQVRARLEIDGRPVDQMVSGFAALKPQTLAQGPGLRFSDNYYRLNGRPTFLFGSDTYANVYRSACENPWTWHLDHVAARDMGFNVYENLQFCNPPTYEYTPAQWRQFEAMAQSCQREGLVFMPCQLCGHNVAIGDPALERQAAECTAYAQHLGQVPGLLYYLNGDFAFRVEDKPALKVLWNQWLATRYSGKQALAASWGDEVYGDWGNLDYPPPSTGRWDSVREVDHARFNVWLTSRWVDRMTAGVRKADTQHPITSEYYQRPHGGIDLPLTLGAQDASNFGYFDLPYRDEEFLPLALRLNDLRLRGKSVGLGEYGVKTHPAWALENGARGYHILRTEQEQDRLFLAVAHYGFAMGACKVQNWCLRDASENVFPWGVFYPNGRLPKDVATVHRNLSLVWRHFEPRYTTPQVAVLLPDGLRLGAQSGLGMEVGYNAFRALLGLHQQFGVINEQHVAALTHDTQVLIWPSPLCPEDPCYQKVLQWVREGGRLLVTGDLSRNGDRQPTRRARLEELCGARFVEQLTTPPFRNAAKVQAVTDGATTLELSPCQRVQPTTGQVRLATPDGTPILIENRVGLGTVTFCTDAIETGAADQAIPLLTWLYAKALAPVPSTATQPRLTSDLHLCRQPLASGGEFSVVYNTNLPPGAVTAAIPAGPFTVQARVAARYPGLAVSSGEGKLVAVGASGEAAVDGKPLLQGEAQVICLALDRENLAESSAVLLCPFTTGRTQLQSARQWRSPVTVVGDIQDGKRRTFEVRRGLSSVQLDEDLRTCLLLICEETEVGRWTKALEDVLRYPDRIKGM, encoded by the coding sequence GTGAGATCGAAGGCCGCAGCCCCTCGACTGGCCGTCCTGCTGTTCCCCCTTGTCTTCCTGCTAACATCGACCTGTGGCTTCGCCCAGGAGCGTCCCGTCAATCTACTTCGCAATGGTGGTTACGAACATAGCGGCGGTTGGTCGCTGGGCGCTGCTGCGAAGGTCGTGCCCTCAGATCGCGGCGACAAAGCCCTGCTGATCACCGACGCCGGAGCAGCCAATCAGGACGTGCTGCTCGGGCCAGCCACGCGCACGGTAAGCTGTGCCGTTGACCTGCGCACGGAGGACGTGAAGCCCGACGGTACAGGCTATGCCTATGCGGCTGCCTACCAACTCAGCGAAACCGGCGAGTTGGTCGCCTACAAGGACTTCGCCCAGGCTGTCGGCACGCGTCCCTGGCAGCGGCACACGGTGACGGTCCCGGTCGCACCGGGTGCCACGATCCTCTCGCTGCGCTGCGGCCTCTTCAACGCTTCGGGGAAGGTGTGGCTCGACAACTGGACGGTGGTGGAAGGGGAAAGGGCCCTGCGACCGGAGGAAGTGGTGGACCCCGAAAGCGCTCCCAGGGTCGACAACACCGTCGCGATCCTGCGTGAGCCACAGATGCCTGTGCGCGGTGCAGGCTCCTCACCCGAACGCCTCGCGCGTCTGTTTGAGGGTGCAGGCTTCAAGGTGCGGTTCCTCACGGCAGAGCAGATGGCCGATCCGAGGCAGCTCAGCACCTCCCTCAACAGTCTCGTGATCTTGCCCTACGGTCAGTCCTTCCCTGCCATCGCCCGCAACAGCTTCACTGCCTTCCTGCGTCAGGGCGGCAGCTTCATCTCACTGGGAGGCTACGCCCTCAACTATCTCCTGATGGAGCGTGACGGTCGCTGGCTGGAGGAGAAGGAAGTCCTGGCGCAGCTCCGCGAGGCGGCCCTAACACACTCGGTTCTGCCCGACGGTGGCTTCGAGGCGACCCAGAACGCACCGATTGCTGGGACAGTCCTCGACGGCAAGTGGCATCGCGACGGCACCATCTGCACCGTCACGTCGGAGGAGCCCCGCGAGGGCCGCAGTTGCGCTCGTGTCGAGGTCGCCGCCGACAGCCCTCGCGAGGATCGCTGGTACCTGGACCTCAAGCCCAGGCCGGGAGCCCGCTACGTGGTCAGCGGATGGGTGCGGACCCGCGACGTCGTCCCTATCGGCAACGGTTTCGCCTACCTGGCGCTGTACGAATATGGCGCGAAGGATGAGCTGGGGCCGTGGAAGGACTTCGCCCAGGTCACCGGCACGCACGAATGGCAGCAGTTCCAGTACGAGTACACGCCCTCGGCGCAGACGGTGCGTCTACATATCAAGGCAGGACTGTACCGCGCCACGGGGACCGCCTGGTTCGATGATATCCGCCTCGCCGAGGTCACTGGCAGCGTTGCCCGGCCAATGAACACGGCGACCGGATCACCGGGCGATGGTCTCGGCGTGTCGCCCACCCAGATCGGCGTCTTCGATGCCAGTTACCCCTTGCGTCGTGTCGCCTCGGCACGTCCCGCAGCCGGTCAGTTCATCCTGCGCACTGAGGGGAGTCTCGCCAGCCCGCTGTCGGGCTGGGTTGCGAGCGGCGTCCAGGGCTCCGACAATGCCCGCTGGATCCCCCTCGTCAGCACCTACGATCGCTTCGGCCGTGAGCGTGGACCGCTCGGCTCTCTCATGATCAACTACGGCGGCTACTTCGCCGGGTCGATGTGGGGCTATTTCGGCGTCGAGAACGAGGACCTCTTCGATGGTCGCTACCCGTGGCTTGATGCGTCTCTCGTCGACCTCACCCGCTTCGTCTGCCGAGGAGCTTTCCTGCGCAGTTTCACCACCGACCAGGCCGCCTATCGCGACGGCGAGCCCGTCAACCTCTCGGTCGTGGCCGTGAGTCAGGGCGTCCAGAGCCGCCGCGGTCAAGTGGTCGTCGAGGCCCTTCCTGCAGGCAAGGAGGACCAGGCTCAGGCGGTTGGTACTGTCCCCTTCGAGCTCTCGCCCGGCGAGACCCGGACCTGTCAGGTGACCTGGAACCCGGGGACCTTCGCAGCCGACCTCTACCAGGTCCGCGCGAGGCTGGAGATTGACGGCCGACCCGTTGACCAGATGGTGTCGGGCTTCGCTGCCCTCAAGCCCCAGACTCTCGCGCAGGGCCCCGGGCTGCGCTTCTCGGACAACTACTACCGGCTCAACGGCCGCCCCACCTTCCTCTTCGGCAGCGACACCTATGCCAATGTCTACCGGTCGGCTTGCGAGAACCCCTGGACCTGGCACCTCGATCACGTGGCCGCCCGCGACATGGGTTTCAACGTCTACGAGAACCTCCAGTTCTGCAACCCGCCAACCTATGAATACACGCCGGCCCAGTGGCGGCAGTTCGAGGCCATGGCTCAGTCCTGTCAGCGTGAGGGTCTGGTCTTCATGCCCTGCCAGCTCTGCGGGCACAATGTAGCGATTGGTGACCCGGCGCTCGAGCGTCAGGCGGCCGAGTGCACCGCCTATGCCCAGCATCTGGGCCAGGTGCCCGGGCTGCTGTACTACCTGAACGGCGACTTCGCCTTCCGGGTCGAGGACAAGCCGGCGCTCAAGGTCCTCTGGAACCAGTGGCTCGCGACGCGCTATTCCGGGAAGCAAGCCCTGGCCGCAAGCTGGGGCGACGAGGTCTATGGCGACTGGGGTAACCTCGACTACCCGCCACCCTCGACGGGCCGCTGGGACAGTGTGCGCGAAGTGGACCACGCACGCTTCAACGTGTGGCTGACCTCCCGCTGGGTGGATCGCATGACGGCCGGGGTGCGCAAGGCCGACACGCAGCACCCCATCACCTCCGAGTACTATCAGCGTCCGCACGGCGGGATCGACCTGCCCCTCACCCTTGGGGCGCAGGATGCCTCCAACTTCGGATACTTCGACCTGCCCTACCGCGATGAGGAGTTCCTGCCCCTGGCCCTGCGACTAAACGACCTGCGCCTGCGCGGCAAGTCCGTCGGTCTGGGTGAGTACGGCGTGAAGACGCATCCGGCCTGGGCACTGGAGAACGGTGCACGCGGCTACCATATCCTCCGCACCGAGCAGGAGCAGGACCGTCTGTTCCTGGCTGTGGCGCACTACGGCTTTGCGATGGGCGCTTGCAAGGTCCAGAACTGGTGCCTGCGCGATGCCAGCGAGAACGTCTTCCCCTGGGGCGTCTTCTACCCCAACGGCAGGCTGCCGAAGGACGTCGCCACGGTTCACCGCAACCTCAGTCTCGTGTGGCGCCACTTCGAGCCGCGCTACACGACGCCGCAGGTCGCAGTGCTGCTCCCGGACGGCCTTCGGCTCGGTGCGCAGTCAGGTCTCGGCATGGAGGTCGGCTACAACGCCTTCCGAGCTCTCCTGGGCCTGCACCAGCAGTTCGGGGTCATCAACGAGCAGCATGTCGCCGCGCTGACCCATGACACGCAGGTGCTGATCTGGCCCTCTCCCCTCTGCCCCGAGGATCCTTGCTACCAGAAGGTGCTGCAGTGGGTTCGCGAGGGTGGACGGTTGCTGGTCACCGGTGACCTGTCCCGCAACGGGGACCGTCAGCCGACCCGCCGCGCACGCCTGGAGGAGCTCTGCGGCGCTCGCTTCGTGGAACAACTCACCACGCCGCCTTTCCGGAACGCGGCGAAGGTCCAGGCGGTCACTGACGGTGCGACCACGCTGGAGTTGAGCCCGTGCCAGCGGGTCCAGCCCACCACCGGACAGGTCCGCCTTGCCACACCCGACGGAACGCCGATCCTCATCGAGAACCGCGTCGGCCTCGGCACCGTGACCTTCTGCACCGACGCGATCGAGACCGGCGCGGCCGATCAAGCGATCCCGCTGCTCACCTGGCTCTATGCGAAGGCGCTGGCACCGGTGCCCTCGACGGCCACTCAGCCCAGGCTCACCAGTGACCTGCACCTGTGCCGCCAGCCATTGGCTTCCGGTGGCGAGTTCAGCGTGGTGTACAACACGAACCTGCCGCCGGGTGCGGTCACTGCAGCAATCCCCGCTGGACCCTTCACCGTTCAGGCAAGGGTCGCCGCCCGTTACCCCGGACTCGCAGTGTCCA
- a CDS encoding aminotransferase class III-fold pyridoxal phosphate-dependent enzyme, with protein sequence MPATESPFVDVTLSLADLVGEDYLEAVCEARSLLSGESLADLRAVATTPVSLYPADFHARLLDRLPSVGTLLRPTPLTSAPGATSSDFVRATHTSMAPLTGFGFYRLGEDGRLYLTTKSEHYHTPVGHSFPGYRLLDIARRLGIPNATHNNTRGHITRLLEQELVRTANGLAPEDASGLEATLSSTQPGVLNGVLNLETGSLAAEAALKMMLARFFRSQDDVPAPLYQGRTPVFLVLGNDDGGLHANYHGTTVLTQLLRGMWPEFLQALRNQGAFEVCAVRPNHLEDLDAAFARYEQPPYKLAGFFHEIVLMNYGARLLTREFLNHAYSLCAAHDVPVAVDEIQSCLWAPSLFLFREYDLKPSFVILGKGMPGGEYAASRLVFSRSMDDLPQFGALVTNGQEEIASLAYLVTMRWALANSEVTRQMGDYYQERLTDFADRHRDRIQGFCGLRHLGALAFDDLTEARSFVSRLGEKGLDASAQTYKADCPPVALTKLPLLACRRTVDFVLDRMEESLRRPGN encoded by the coding sequence GCTCAGCGGCGAAAGCCTGGCTGATCTGCGAGCAGTGGCCACCACTCCCGTGAGCCTGTACCCCGCCGACTTCCATGCGCGGCTTCTTGACCGTCTGCCCTCGGTGGGAACGCTCCTGCGTCCCACTCCGCTGACCTCGGCGCCGGGTGCGACCAGTTCCGACTTCGTGCGGGCCACCCATACTTCCATGGCCCCGCTGACCGGCTTTGGGTTCTACCGTCTCGGCGAAGACGGCCGCCTGTACCTGACCACCAAGAGCGAGCACTACCACACGCCCGTGGGTCACAGCTTCCCCGGCTACCGGCTCCTGGATATCGCGCGTCGTCTAGGTATCCCGAACGCCACGCACAACAACACCCGGGGGCACATCACGCGGCTGCTGGAGCAGGAGCTTGTTCGCACGGCCAACGGCCTTGCACCGGAGGATGCCTCCGGGCTGGAGGCCACGCTCTCCTCGACTCAGCCCGGCGTCCTGAACGGGGTGTTGAACCTCGAGACCGGCAGCCTGGCCGCCGAGGCCGCCCTCAAGATGATGCTGGCCCGGTTCTTCCGGAGTCAGGACGACGTGCCGGCGCCTCTCTACCAGGGCCGCACACCGGTGTTCCTGGTGCTCGGCAATGACGACGGCGGCCTCCATGCCAACTACCACGGGACGACGGTCCTGACGCAGCTTCTGCGCGGAATGTGGCCCGAGTTCCTGCAGGCCCTTCGCAACCAGGGCGCCTTCGAGGTCTGCGCCGTCCGACCCAATCACCTGGAGGACCTCGACGCCGCCTTTGCCCGCTACGAGCAGCCACCCTACAAGCTCGCGGGCTTCTTCCATGAGATCGTTCTGATGAATTACGGGGCACGCCTGCTCACCCGTGAGTTCCTGAACCACGCCTACAGCCTCTGTGCCGCTCACGATGTGCCGGTCGCCGTGGACGAGATCCAGTCCTGCCTCTGGGCACCGAGTCTGTTCCTCTTCCGCGAGTACGACCTCAAGCCGTCCTTCGTGATCCTCGGCAAGGGGATGCCCGGCGGCGAGTACGCTGCCTCGCGACTGGTCTTCTCGCGAAGCATGGACGATCTGCCCCAGTTCGGGGCACTGGTCACCAACGGCCAGGAGGAGATCGCCTCGCTGGCCTACCTCGTGACCATGCGCTGGGCGCTTGCCAATTCCGAGGTCACCCGGCAGATGGGCGACTACTACCAGGAGCGCCTGACCGACTTCGCCGACCGGCATCGCGACCGGATCCAGGGCTTCTGCGGTCTGCGTCACCTGGGCGCGCTGGCCTTCGATGATCTCACGGAGGCGCGAAGCTTCGTCTCTCGTCTCGGAGAGAAGGGGCTCGATGCCAGTGCCCAGACCTACAAGGCCGACTGCCCGCCCGTAGCTCTCACCAAGCTTCCCCTGCTCGCCTGCCGCCGGACGGTGGATTTCGTCCTCGACCGGATGGAGGAGTCCCTGCGTCGGCCCGGAAACTGA